A stretch of Hemicordylus capensis ecotype Gifberg chromosome 9, rHemCap1.1.pri, whole genome shotgun sequence DNA encodes these proteins:
- the ZFPM1 gene encoding zinc finger protein ZFPM1 isoform X2, producing the protein MSRRKQSNPRQIKRTFGEMEEGEEGPLEENSQLEKEGGASNREGSVEGDSSSSSCSEKAEPKENSESPKEPDQPEVPEELQEPDVWNGPGELELLTAEGESKVCARKDLPEGVSWGPLQGNIHSEPPSPGHSELPNPPVALMLEEDSCWLSKLPLVSGEGDANAVIYKKEDSIWCKTTKTISEGEALCAFLMAEPLGIPNHTVKSEPGDPAYPAVPPPEIQLLPQQAGMAAILATAVVNKDIFPCKDCGIWYRSERNLQAHLMYYCASRQNAASPAVDEKPKEAYPNERVCPFPQCRKSCPSASSLEIHMRSHSGERPFVCLICLSAFTTKANCERHLKVHTDTLTGVCHSCGFISTTRDILYSHLVTNHMICQPGSKGEVYSPGTAIPAPPSKPLTPGLSTPGPAPTLKCSFCGYVTDSLPSLQQHVVLHSAAAAEAKVGTIQPDGPAKPAQPGGKASRAEAEEDGSPLQEESSLADGVVSVQIKEEPEDEGEAPPSSSPAGPAAEPEPDTSSRASSPHSLPSVKVKSEIASPTPGSSPVPSEPGSGAAGGTLFLPQYVFGHEATVVPQASEILAKMSELVHSRLKQGHGGVPPAIFPGAPVPKGATCFECEITFNNINNYYVHKRLYCSSRRVAEDSPPGPRKLKAALPAAPKGPPTPGVLLPSLPPGDSQAPLGGDAGSGVTPPASEVKQEVKVEEGGAKTSPSPEADRLGRVSEDSQSPGGSSVEDPDDDPSRTVCEACNIRFSRHETYMVHKRYYCASRHDPPLRRSGAAGKVPFLPQPIRPRKRRKLYEIHGGPGQLGGPSDSPRPEAPPPAPALALLSVAKAAPSPSSSPDADGPIDLSKKPRLHGGEVSVLPAALLPLADYHECTACRISFHSLDSYLAHKKYYCPATPLQPSTLEQLQKIKAGAAPGLLKPRGSPDRLGEEPEAGAVQAEKAAPPLSPPAPPAAFPGLDPLQQRYLDAKALHLPGAKLPLAACPYCPLNGSFKGDLVEHFRNAHGFLVAKTVAGATLIEAPRTLAENSLLPPLPAASPPQPLPRPCKDSFNGKEPPVPSVSNGSPRPTVSPRPLLPISPPAPLAVSPGPEAAPNAAPRYTDKSVQTPPGKGPPAPVANGNHRYCRLCNIKFSSLSTFIAHKKYYCSSHAAEHVK; encoded by the exons GTGAGCTGGAGCTGCTGACAGCCGAGGGCGAGAGCAAGGTGTGTGCTAGAAAGGACTTGCCCGAGGGAGTGTCTTGGGGGCCACTCCAGGGGAACATCCACAGCGAGCCGCCTTCTCCGGGGCACAGTGAGCTG CCTAACCCACCCGTGGCCCTGATGCTGGAGGAGGACAGCTGCTGGCTGTCGAAACTGCCTTTGGTTTCTGGAGAAGGAGATGCCAACGCCGTGATCTACAAGAAGg AGGATTCGATCTGGTGCAAGACTACCAAGACCATCTCGGAAGGCGAGGCGCTGTGTGCATTCCTCATGGCTGAGCCCCTGGGCATTCCCAACCACACCGTGAAGTCCGAGCCCGGAGACCCTGCGTACCCGGCCGTGCCGCCCCCCGAGATCCAGCTCCTGCCGCAGCAAGCGGGCATGGCGGCCATCCTAGCCACGGCCGTTGTGAACA AGGACATCTTCCCCTGCAAGGACTGTGGCATTTGGTACCGGAGCGAGCGGAACTTGCAAGCGCACCTCATGTACTACTGCGCCAGCCGCCAGAACGCCGCGTCGCCCGCGGTGGACGAGAAGCCCAAGGAGGCCTACCCCAACGAGCGCGTCTGCCCTTTCCCGCAGTGCCGGAAGAGCTGCCCCAGTGCCAGTTCCTTGGAGATCCACATGCGCAGCCATAGTG GAGAGAGGCCGTTTGTGTGCCTCATCTGCCTGTCCGCCTTCACCACCAAAGCCAACTGCGAGCGCCACCTGAAGGTCCACACAGACACGCTGACGG GCGTCTGTCACAGCTGTGGCTTCATTTCCACCACCCGGGACATCCTCTACAGCCACCTGGTCACGAACCACATGATCtgccagccaggctccaaggGGGAAGTCTATTCTCCTGGCACTGCGATTCCTGCTCCTCCCAGCAAGCCCCTCACCCCAG GCTTGAGCACGCCAGGCCCGGCCCCCACCCTCAAGTGCAGCTTCTGCGGCTACGTGACGGACAGCCTGCCCAGCCTCCAGCAGCACGTCGTTCTGcacagcgccgccgccgccgaagcCAAGGTTGGGACGATCCAGCCGGACGGCCCTGCCAAGCCAGCCCAGCCGGGAGGGAAGGCGTCCCGGGCTGAGGCAGAGGAGGATGGCTCCCCTCTCCAAGAAGAAAGCTCCTTGGCTGACGGGGTGGTGTCGGTGCAGATCAAGGAGGAGCCCGAAGACGAGGGGGAGGCCCCCCCCAGCAGCTCCCCAGCAGGGCCCGCCGCGGAGCCGGAGCCGGACACTTCCTCCCGGGCGTCCTCGCCGCACAGCTTGCCCTCCGTGAAGGTGAAGTCCGAGATCGCCAGCCCCACGCCGGGGTCCAGCCCGGTGCCCAGCGAACCGGGGTCGGGCGCTGCGGGCGgcaccctcttcctcccccagtaTGTGTTTGGCCACGAGGCCACGGTGGTGCCCCAAGCCTCGGAGATCTTGGCGAAGATGTCGGAGTTGGTGCACAGCCGCCTGAAGCAGGGCCACGGTGGGGTGCCCCCCGCCATCTTCCCCGGGGCGCCAGTGCCCAAGGGCGCCACGTGCTTTGAGTGCGAGATCACGTTCAACAACATCAACAATTACTACGTCCACAAGCGGCTGTATTGCTCCAGCCGCCGCGTGGCAGAGGACAGCCCTCCCGGCCCCCGCAAGCTTAAGGCGGCCCTCCCGGCGGCCCCCAAGGGGCCCCCCACGCCCGGAGTGCTCCTTCCGTCCCTGCCGCCGGGGGATAGCCAGGCGCCGCTGGGGGGGGACGCGGGGAGCGGAGTCACGCCGCCTGCCTCCGAGGTCAAGCAGGAGGTCAAGGTGGAGGAGGGTGGAGCTAAAACGAGCCCCTCCCCTGAGGCCGACAGGCTGGGCCGGGTCAGCGAGGACAGCCAGAGCCCCGGCGGCAGCTCCGTGGAGGACCCCGACGACGACCCCAGCCGGACGGTCTGTGAGGCCTGCAACATCCGCTTCAGCCGCCACGAGACCTACATGGTGCACAAGCGCTACTACTGTGCCTCCCGCCACGACCCCCCCTTGCGCCGGTCGGGCGCCGCCGGGAAAGTGCCCTTCCTGCCCCAGCCCATCCGCCCCCGCAAGCGGCGCAAGCTCTACGAGATCCACGGCGGCCCCGGCCAGCTCGGCGGCCCCTCCGACAGCCCGCGCCCCGAGGCGCCCCCGCCGGCCCCGGCCCTGGCCCTCCTCTCCGTGGCCAAGGCCGCCCCTTCGCCCAGCTCCAGCCCCGATGCGGACGGCCCCATCGACCTGAGCAAGAAGCCCCGGCTGCACGGCGGGGAGGTCTCGGTGCTGCCGGCCGCGCTGCTGCCCCTGGCGGACTACCACGAGTGCACGGCCTGCCGCATCAGCTTCCACAGCCTGGACAGCTACTTGGCCCACAAGAAGTACTACTGCCCCGCCACGCCCTTGCAGCCCAGCACcctggagcagctgcagaagatCAAGGCGGGGGCGGCCCCCGGGCTCCTGAAGCCTCGCGGCAGCCCCGACAGGCTGGGCGAAGAGCCCGAGGCGGGGGCCGTCCAGGCGGAGAAGGCGGCGCCTCCCCTGAGCCCCCCGGCGCCGCCGGCTGCCTTTCCTGGCCTGGACCCTCTTCAGCAGCGTTACCTGGATGCCAAAGCCCTCCACCTGCCGGGGGCCAAGCTGCCCCTCGCGGCCTGCCCCTACTGCCCGCTCAACGGCTCTTTCAAGGGGGACTTGGTGGAGCACTTCCGCAACGCCCACGGCTTCTTGGTGGCCAAGACGGTGGCCGGCGCCACGTTGATCGAGGCCCCCCGGACGCTGGCCGAGAACAGCTTGCTCCCCCCGCTGCCTGCGGCCTCCCCGCCACAGCCCCTCCCCAGACCGTGCAAGGACAGCTTCAACGGCAAGGAGCCCCCCGTCCCTTCGGTCTCCAACGGCAGCCCACGGCCCACCGTCTCCCCACGGCCCCTCCTGCCCATCTCCCCTCCCGCCCCGCTGGCCGTCTCCCCCGGGCCTGAGGCCGCCCCCAACGCCGCTCCCCGGTATACGGACAAAAGTGTGCAGACCCCGCCCGGCAAAGGCCCCCCTGCCCCCGTGGCCAACGGCAACCACCGGTACTGCCGCCTCTGCAACATCAAGTTCAGCAGCCTCTCCACTTTCATTGCCCACAAGAAGTATTACTGCTCCTCACACGCCGCCGAGCACGTCAAGTAA
- the ZFPM1 gene encoding zinc finger protein ZFPM1 isoform X1 has product MPELWMAFGWCLCAAKNGTFGEMEEGEEGPLEENSQLEKEGGASNREGSVEGDSSSSSCSEKAEPKENSESPKEPDQPEVPEELQEPDVWNGPGELELLTAEGESKVCARKDLPEGVSWGPLQGNIHSEPPSPGHSELPNPPVALMLEEDSCWLSKLPLVSGEGDANAVIYKKEDSIWCKTTKTISEGEALCAFLMAEPLGIPNHTVKSEPGDPAYPAVPPPEIQLLPQQAGMAAILATAVVNKDIFPCKDCGIWYRSERNLQAHLMYYCASRQNAASPAVDEKPKEAYPNERVCPFPQCRKSCPSASSLEIHMRSHSGERPFVCLICLSAFTTKANCERHLKVHTDTLTGVCHSCGFISTTRDILYSHLVTNHMICQPGSKGEVYSPGTAIPAPPSKPLTPGLSTPGPAPTLKCSFCGYVTDSLPSLQQHVVLHSAAAAEAKVGTIQPDGPAKPAQPGGKASRAEAEEDGSPLQEESSLADGVVSVQIKEEPEDEGEAPPSSSPAGPAAEPEPDTSSRASSPHSLPSVKVKSEIASPTPGSSPVPSEPGSGAAGGTLFLPQYVFGHEATVVPQASEILAKMSELVHSRLKQGHGGVPPAIFPGAPVPKGATCFECEITFNNINNYYVHKRLYCSSRRVAEDSPPGPRKLKAALPAAPKGPPTPGVLLPSLPPGDSQAPLGGDAGSGVTPPASEVKQEVKVEEGGAKTSPSPEADRLGRVSEDSQSPGGSSVEDPDDDPSRTVCEACNIRFSRHETYMVHKRYYCASRHDPPLRRSGAAGKVPFLPQPIRPRKRRKLYEIHGGPGQLGGPSDSPRPEAPPPAPALALLSVAKAAPSPSSSPDADGPIDLSKKPRLHGGEVSVLPAALLPLADYHECTACRISFHSLDSYLAHKKYYCPATPLQPSTLEQLQKIKAGAAPGLLKPRGSPDRLGEEPEAGAVQAEKAAPPLSPPAPPAAFPGLDPLQQRYLDAKALHLPGAKLPLAACPYCPLNGSFKGDLVEHFRNAHGFLVAKTVAGATLIEAPRTLAENSLLPPLPAASPPQPLPRPCKDSFNGKEPPVPSVSNGSPRPTVSPRPLLPISPPAPLAVSPGPEAAPNAAPRYTDKSVQTPPGKGPPAPVANGNHRYCRLCNIKFSSLSTFIAHKKYYCSSHAAEHVK; this is encoded by the exons GTGAGCTGGAGCTGCTGACAGCCGAGGGCGAGAGCAAGGTGTGTGCTAGAAAGGACTTGCCCGAGGGAGTGTCTTGGGGGCCACTCCAGGGGAACATCCACAGCGAGCCGCCTTCTCCGGGGCACAGTGAGCTG CCTAACCCACCCGTGGCCCTGATGCTGGAGGAGGACAGCTGCTGGCTGTCGAAACTGCCTTTGGTTTCTGGAGAAGGAGATGCCAACGCCGTGATCTACAAGAAGg AGGATTCGATCTGGTGCAAGACTACCAAGACCATCTCGGAAGGCGAGGCGCTGTGTGCATTCCTCATGGCTGAGCCCCTGGGCATTCCCAACCACACCGTGAAGTCCGAGCCCGGAGACCCTGCGTACCCGGCCGTGCCGCCCCCCGAGATCCAGCTCCTGCCGCAGCAAGCGGGCATGGCGGCCATCCTAGCCACGGCCGTTGTGAACA AGGACATCTTCCCCTGCAAGGACTGTGGCATTTGGTACCGGAGCGAGCGGAACTTGCAAGCGCACCTCATGTACTACTGCGCCAGCCGCCAGAACGCCGCGTCGCCCGCGGTGGACGAGAAGCCCAAGGAGGCCTACCCCAACGAGCGCGTCTGCCCTTTCCCGCAGTGCCGGAAGAGCTGCCCCAGTGCCAGTTCCTTGGAGATCCACATGCGCAGCCATAGTG GAGAGAGGCCGTTTGTGTGCCTCATCTGCCTGTCCGCCTTCACCACCAAAGCCAACTGCGAGCGCCACCTGAAGGTCCACACAGACACGCTGACGG GCGTCTGTCACAGCTGTGGCTTCATTTCCACCACCCGGGACATCCTCTACAGCCACCTGGTCACGAACCACATGATCtgccagccaggctccaaggGGGAAGTCTATTCTCCTGGCACTGCGATTCCTGCTCCTCCCAGCAAGCCCCTCACCCCAG GCTTGAGCACGCCAGGCCCGGCCCCCACCCTCAAGTGCAGCTTCTGCGGCTACGTGACGGACAGCCTGCCCAGCCTCCAGCAGCACGTCGTTCTGcacagcgccgccgccgccgaagcCAAGGTTGGGACGATCCAGCCGGACGGCCCTGCCAAGCCAGCCCAGCCGGGAGGGAAGGCGTCCCGGGCTGAGGCAGAGGAGGATGGCTCCCCTCTCCAAGAAGAAAGCTCCTTGGCTGACGGGGTGGTGTCGGTGCAGATCAAGGAGGAGCCCGAAGACGAGGGGGAGGCCCCCCCCAGCAGCTCCCCAGCAGGGCCCGCCGCGGAGCCGGAGCCGGACACTTCCTCCCGGGCGTCCTCGCCGCACAGCTTGCCCTCCGTGAAGGTGAAGTCCGAGATCGCCAGCCCCACGCCGGGGTCCAGCCCGGTGCCCAGCGAACCGGGGTCGGGCGCTGCGGGCGgcaccctcttcctcccccagtaTGTGTTTGGCCACGAGGCCACGGTGGTGCCCCAAGCCTCGGAGATCTTGGCGAAGATGTCGGAGTTGGTGCACAGCCGCCTGAAGCAGGGCCACGGTGGGGTGCCCCCCGCCATCTTCCCCGGGGCGCCAGTGCCCAAGGGCGCCACGTGCTTTGAGTGCGAGATCACGTTCAACAACATCAACAATTACTACGTCCACAAGCGGCTGTATTGCTCCAGCCGCCGCGTGGCAGAGGACAGCCCTCCCGGCCCCCGCAAGCTTAAGGCGGCCCTCCCGGCGGCCCCCAAGGGGCCCCCCACGCCCGGAGTGCTCCTTCCGTCCCTGCCGCCGGGGGATAGCCAGGCGCCGCTGGGGGGGGACGCGGGGAGCGGAGTCACGCCGCCTGCCTCCGAGGTCAAGCAGGAGGTCAAGGTGGAGGAGGGTGGAGCTAAAACGAGCCCCTCCCCTGAGGCCGACAGGCTGGGCCGGGTCAGCGAGGACAGCCAGAGCCCCGGCGGCAGCTCCGTGGAGGACCCCGACGACGACCCCAGCCGGACGGTCTGTGAGGCCTGCAACATCCGCTTCAGCCGCCACGAGACCTACATGGTGCACAAGCGCTACTACTGTGCCTCCCGCCACGACCCCCCCTTGCGCCGGTCGGGCGCCGCCGGGAAAGTGCCCTTCCTGCCCCAGCCCATCCGCCCCCGCAAGCGGCGCAAGCTCTACGAGATCCACGGCGGCCCCGGCCAGCTCGGCGGCCCCTCCGACAGCCCGCGCCCCGAGGCGCCCCCGCCGGCCCCGGCCCTGGCCCTCCTCTCCGTGGCCAAGGCCGCCCCTTCGCCCAGCTCCAGCCCCGATGCGGACGGCCCCATCGACCTGAGCAAGAAGCCCCGGCTGCACGGCGGGGAGGTCTCGGTGCTGCCGGCCGCGCTGCTGCCCCTGGCGGACTACCACGAGTGCACGGCCTGCCGCATCAGCTTCCACAGCCTGGACAGCTACTTGGCCCACAAGAAGTACTACTGCCCCGCCACGCCCTTGCAGCCCAGCACcctggagcagctgcagaagatCAAGGCGGGGGCGGCCCCCGGGCTCCTGAAGCCTCGCGGCAGCCCCGACAGGCTGGGCGAAGAGCCCGAGGCGGGGGCCGTCCAGGCGGAGAAGGCGGCGCCTCCCCTGAGCCCCCCGGCGCCGCCGGCTGCCTTTCCTGGCCTGGACCCTCTTCAGCAGCGTTACCTGGATGCCAAAGCCCTCCACCTGCCGGGGGCCAAGCTGCCCCTCGCGGCCTGCCCCTACTGCCCGCTCAACGGCTCTTTCAAGGGGGACTTGGTGGAGCACTTCCGCAACGCCCACGGCTTCTTGGTGGCCAAGACGGTGGCCGGCGCCACGTTGATCGAGGCCCCCCGGACGCTGGCCGAGAACAGCTTGCTCCCCCCGCTGCCTGCGGCCTCCCCGCCACAGCCCCTCCCCAGACCGTGCAAGGACAGCTTCAACGGCAAGGAGCCCCCCGTCCCTTCGGTCTCCAACGGCAGCCCACGGCCCACCGTCTCCCCACGGCCCCTCCTGCCCATCTCCCCTCCCGCCCCGCTGGCCGTCTCCCCCGGGCCTGAGGCCGCCCCCAACGCCGCTCCCCGGTATACGGACAAAAGTGTGCAGACCCCGCCCGGCAAAGGCCCCCCTGCCCCCGTGGCCAACGGCAACCACCGGTACTGCCGCCTCTGCAACATCAAGTTCAGCAGCCTCTCCACTTTCATTGCCCACAAGAAGTATTACTGCTCCTCACACGCCGCCGAGCACGTCAAGTAA